The nucleotide sequence ATACCATCTTAGACTCTTTGTCATTTATGTAAAGAACGATATGACACAATCTCAATAACTTAGATATTCTAGATTAATTTTTCTTATTATGATCCCACTTGATATGATTACTGATCCAACGACTTGGTGGCCTAATAACATAAAACCCAATAAAATTGAAGCCCAAGTTAATATTGGCAAGTTCCATTTAGTCCTATAAGCCATCACAACATCTCCCAATTTTGGTAAAAGATTAATGGGGGATgtcatactttttctatctaaaggcTTAGAGTGTGTTTTGgaacacatttgaaatgtgtattGAGAACCCAATACATATTTCAAGTGTGACTTGGTGTTTGATAAATTTTTGTTTTTAAGTCACAGTGGACCTAAATGCTGCAATGTAAATGCTCAAATGCTGATGCTACCTGAAGGTAGTATTAGCATAGAGCATTTGAGGGATgctaatgaattttttttaattttccaatGTATCATATAACATTCTTTAAAATAATAAGATTACCACTATATTATAAAATTCCTAACCCTCATTTCCTCTCCCCTTCTATCGATTTCTGTTGTTGCCGACTCCTCTCACATGTCTTCTATAAGGTAgaattctatttatttattttgaaaggttattttacattcatttacatgaatatatattttatttataatatatctaagcagtacaatttttttttgtaagattacatacatttatttatttatttatttactttttaattttttaaaaaaatatgtattcacttttgaataaatatgaAAAATGTTAGAAGGATAAATTTGTCACGTAATATTTAATGGATTTTtagaatataattttaccaaaaaaTACTTACGTTAATGCACATTTAAAATGCAGTCTTCATCAATTGTTTACCAGATACTTAAGGTATTCCATAATTGCATATTCACTCAAATCTCTTTCTCCAAATGCCTATTAAAAATACGAATGTGTTTCCAAACGGACCCTTAAAGTTCTCATCTTGTACCCCATCACATAGCTAAGAATCATTTCATAGTAGGCAGCTAGGAGGCTCACAACTCAGCATTGTGGTGACTCCATGATTTGATAATTGATATACCTCTGACCTTTTCCATGTGCAACTTTTTCCTGCTTGAGTTTGTACATGATTATTAAGTCCACTCTGAGATGATTTATGTTAAGAAGTGATTTGATAAAGTGCCAAAATGATTAAGCACAAAGTTACTTTCTTGCTTAGGTATCGGGATTGGTGGTTTTTAGTCTCTgtgcatgaatatttcatgtaaccgtgcatacctttgtggtttgatcttcctttttttttaaaaaaaatatttgatgccttaattgaaaagaaacaaatatatcCTTCTTTCATGCTGTATTAAGCAGTGAAATAAATCTTATTGATTTCTGATCAAACTATTCATGTATTTTAATATTATGTACAACTTGTTGGGCTTATTTCACTGATCTATACTTGTTTCAGGCATGGACAGATGTTAAAGTAACATCTCCTCAGCTATCTAGAGAGTGCACATACAAATTATCACTTAAAAACTCAACCTTGCAATGCACCTCCTCAAGGCAAGTGCTTGATTGAATGCCTACTTTTTTGTGATTGAACTCAATATATGTTCAGCAGTTGGCTTATGGTTTTGGGCAACTCATATGAATTTACATTTATACGTTTTATTGTATAATCATGCACATTGTCTTTTGCTGCTCAGGATCACCCTCCTAAACCAAAAGCCATATTGAGTTGCGGAGAAGCTGCAACTGAACTATAAAATATATGCTAAATTGTCTTAATACAAGGTGACAATGGAAAGGTGTTATGCGTGATTTTGACAATGAACTTGGATATCCTGAATATAAGATTTGAAATTCTGTGGAATTGTTCATTGCAAGTGCAGCTTGCACCCTTCCAAGAATACTTTAGGCCTTGGAAGTCCCTTGATTTTTGCAAATGGAGGCATCTTTAGGCCAGTGTGAATTGGGATACAATCTTGTTAGTTATGTTAACTGATTCTTTGTCATTCATCTTTTCTTTTCGTCAGATATGGTCATTACTATTCTTGTGCTAGAAGAGCTTGTGACTTGTCCTGCATGTATTATCAGCCTTCTGAACAAAGATGCATTGTACATGAGTTTTTTTCCAAGCATCCGGGAAAAAGCTCACTTGACTGATCATGGTAATAGCAATATAGACACCCTCCCACCACCCACCCACGCACATAGATGTACATAATGTTTATAGaatcttatatttataaaatttaaggataaaatcatttgtatGTTATTTTGAAGAGAAATAACATACAAATGTATTTTTCTGACCACACGAGAGATTGTATAGGTAATCTAATGTTATTTTGACATTGTTGATCTAAGAGCTTATTAGATTCAGTGATTTCAAaaggcgctcgagcgaggcgaggctcgagcgcctcatTTAATGTccaagcggcgcgcttcaaagaggcgtcgcttgggcgctcgcccgagcccaggcgtcgggtgcTTCGGGTGAGCGTCCGGTTTAAACCAAGCGACTGAACCACCTTTTCAGGTCTGGTTTGGTCGTATTTGCGTTAGATGGTTTGAAGCCTCCTCCTCGGGACTTCCCCTAACCCCAACATTACTCGCGATTCCGCCACCGACATTTCCTCTCTGCTGTCGCTGCTGTTGCCTCTGCCtatcgctgccgctgctctctgCTGCCACTGTCGCTGTCGCTGCCGCTACTCTCTGTTATCGTTGCCACTGTTGCTACCTCTCTCTGCTGTCGCCCGTTGCTACTGCCGCTCTCTGCTACTGCCCGATGTCACTATCGCTGTCGTTGTCGCTGCCACCTGCTGCTGTTGCTCTCAAACAATAGCCTCCTGTCCACGATTGAGTTCTCACCGTGACTCAGCTTCTCACCTCGGTCTCCTCACACTCTACTGTTAACAATAGAGAATATTTtaagatattaaaatatattttaatattttaaaatatttatatatatattttttaatattttagagcatcGCGCTTCACTCGGGCGAGCACCTGGACGAGCGCCTAGCGTCTCAGgtattttgggaccttggcgtcttttggcacctaacgctttttaaatcactgatcagaTTTTGTTTTCATTGGCCTCGTTGAAGAACTTAGATCCACAAAGGCATTCTCTTGGCTAGAATATTTTTCGTTTGTACTGCCGCTGCATTGGCATCATAAACTGATCCATCAGAAAGTGGTATTAACCCAATGGAAACATTAGGCACGTCCAAAGTCATTCAAGAAGAGTGTCTCCATCCAGATTTGCAATCTTATTTATCATGTTTCTTGCTGGTTAATATTTGCTGATCAACATTATGTTTTTCTTTATAATTGACAAATTATTGGAAGAAGTCTTGCTGCCACTTTTTGTACATCTAGCATAGGGTCAGCAGTTTTCCTTTTTTCTGTAATTCTTCAAATTGTCGATCATTACAGTTATCTGAATTGTCCTTTGTCCATCGTTCAAGAAAAGAACTTTTTTCTTCAACTGCCTATTTAACATGATTGCTTTACTATTGTTGAAACTTCCAGAGATTTCACGAACCCTTTTGTGGAACAAGCCATTCAGTATGCCATAACTGCCTCCAAGGTGATACTTGTTGATGAGAGCAAGAAGGATAAATTACAAAGACTACTTCTACAAGGTAGTTTCATTGTATCATTTACATTTTCTTTTAGTTCCCCCACTTATACgttcattaatattaattatgcTCATATCTgcatttgtatttatattttccaTATTCAATGTAGGTCTTGATATTACAATATTAGGTGCCAATGATTTCTATTCTTATCGAAACCAGGTaatcatccttttttttataCAAAAGCTTTCTTTGTTTGCATGTGTGCTGATTGTCATATTTCCTTGACACATGATTGTTATATTCTATTTACTGGTCTGCCTTGTAAGTTGCTATATTGCCATTTCGATGTTCAAGCCATAACTGTCAATCTTATTATGTCATGCTGTTTTACTTGATGACTGTTTAACAATTAAGAAAACTAAACTGTATCTCATTCTGTTATCAGATCGAAGCACACGGCTTACCTTTGACTACAGATGCACTGGCTTCACTTCCTCCCTTTTCCTTGATTACATTTAATTCAGAAGCTCCTAATGGAGTGGCTACTGGAGAGAAATGCAAACCTGAGGTTGCAAAAACTGGACTTGGTTCATCAGCTGCAATGACTGCATCAGTTGTTGCAGCATTACTTCACTACCTTGGGGTTGTTAGCCTCCCATTATCAGAAAAAAGTTTGGGTCATGGGAATGCAGCTAATTCAGATCTTGATTTGGTACACATTATAGCTCAAAGTGCTCATTGTATAGCTCAAGGCAAAATTGGCAGTGGTTTTGACATCAGTGCTGCTGTCTATGGCAGTCAACAATATGTCAGATTTTCTCCTGCAGTTCTTTCCTCTGCTCAGGTTTCTTCACTATTGTGCCATCTTTCTTTCTAATTGATATAAATGTGGTTCCTATGTATAGCTGTTCCATATAAATTCTGTTTACTTGTTTGGAAACTTCTTGGTTCTGGGCATACTAGTTATATCATCACTGGAGCAGTTGCTAAAAACTTTAGTAGTATAAAAAGTAATTCTTGATTGTATGAGATCAATGTCTTTTATTCTGAGGAAGACGTAATTTGGATGTTCTACATATTTTTCCCTTAAATGTGCTTAATTTTGCTTTTTTGTTGGTGTCTGCTGTTTGATCTAGATTACAAGATGAGACATAATTAAGGCACTAATATGTTTTCAGCTTCTAAATCTTAATTGAAGATCAATTTATGTTGACAAAAAAGTCAGAACCTTAATTTATTGATAAAGAGATTTATTACTTAGAGTTATCTTATTATGAATTTACAGGTAACTGGAGAAAAGCATTTGCTGGATGTAGTCATTGATATTTTGCAAGCAAAATGGGATCATGACAAGTCTCATTTCTCCTTACCTCCACTTATGACCCTTGTAAGCCTACAACTTCCTTGACGCCTTCGACTAATCAACTATGTGACGTTTCCCAATTGATAAAAAGTCGTGATAAATTTTTTCTAGCATTCTTCCTTTGGGAATGTGCttggaaagttttttttttttttccacaatGATGAGTTGAAATGTCAAGGAACAATATGTATttttagcatattttttattgtaCATCTTCATGTTAATTATGCTGGTTCCTTTGAGATTATCTTGTGAGTTAGGTTATTTTGTCCAAAGCTTCTTGATTTTCTCTGTATCTGTATTTTATTAGGCATTATATGAACTTTTTATGTGGTTAAATTGTCATGTCAGCTACTAGGGGAACCTGGCACTGGAGGTTCATCTACCCCCTCGATGGTTGGCTCTGTGAAGCAGTGGCAAAAGTCTGATCCTCAGAAGTCCCAAGAAACATGGAAAAGAATTGCATCTGCCAATTCAATGCTTGAGGagcaattaaaaaatttaagcaagcTAGCAGCGGATTACTGGGATGCATACAGCCATATTATCAGCAGCTGCAGCCGGCATGCCCATGGAATGGTATTTAGTAACTTCTTACATCGTGCATTCACTTGTTAAATGAAAACCGAATTAACAGAAAATGGTAACTGAAAAGAATGATGCATATCTTTTAACCCAATTCATGTAAATAGGAACCCTGCTTCTGTTCCTGAATGCAGAGTCTTCTAACATTTGATTTCCGGAAAAGAACAGTTAAGGAAGGAATAGTTAAAGACAAACATGTCCCAATTATGACAAATTAGCAGTTATGGTTGGAGCTCGATGATTTATTCATGGTATTAGAGTCAAGAAACCCAAGCAACCACAAGCTAGAGCATGATTAGTGCTGACCATGGGACATTATGGTGCTGTGGTTCTGATTGGAGTTAGAAGTCTGACAAGGATGTCTTAAGAGCAAGAAGAACATGCAGATTTGTATTAGCATTGGAATTGGCGTTGCCATTTGCATGCATTTAATATCCATTAAATACatgtatgaaagatttttgaatATTTATATGATCAACTAATAAAAATGAAAAACACTTTTATTTCTCAGTATATAACATTTTTATATTCATGACAAGTTTTAAAATTTATGTTTACTGACATCTTTTCCTATTTCTCTTTAGAATATAAGCCCTCAATCATTGAAATTTCTCTTTGGACACAAAGAAAAGCTTAAAGCTTGTAGATTTTTCCTggagatttttaatattttaatattcatgGCAAGTTTGAAAATCTATGTTTTTCTTGTGTGAACATTTTTCCTGTTTCTTTCGAGAATATAGATTTCTGAATGTCATCTTGCATCATAGatttttctcttttattcataaataattttcatATCCCTAAGAGATAGGCAATTTTTGGTCCAAAAAGATAGTATAAATTATATAAGATATTATAATCTTTTGGAGCATCAGAGTCAGTGCATCAATCTATTTGGTGAAGTGTTACTTGCTGTGAAATACATGTCAATTTTCTATGATTGTTGTGTTTTAATTATGTTTTCTACAGAATTTCTGTTACCTCTCTTTTTGTTTATGGTGAATCATCCTAATATAAAAGAACCTATACTTGTCCAGTGGATGCAGCTTGTTAATGATCAATATCAAGAATTTGTCGTCAAGTCATTGATAGGAGCAAGAAATGCTTTTCTAGAGATCAGGCTTCATATGCGAGAAATGGGCAAGGCAGCTGGTGTTCCTGTAAGTTTATTTTGTTCCAAGTCTCATTATGGGTTTTCTTCAGGACAAATCTTCTAGGTTTTTGTTATTATGTAGTTTATATTGGAGAATAAAACGACTTAATTACTTGTTAAGACAGTTTATTGCTAAGATATATGGTGCTACCTGCAGTAACTTGTGGAATGTAATTCAGATTTGTTCCAACTAGACAAGGCATGCCTGTGAGCTCTTAACAAGTTTGTTAAGGCTTACAGGATCTTGTGGAAGTTTGGTCCAGTGTTTAGAATATTCTGAGAGAGCTGTGCTCAGGCTGGACACGAAACGTTTCTGGTTGTAGAAATTAAAAACTCATTGCCTGTTGAGTTTCAGCCTGATAACATGATTTTAAGCTATTTTAGAATTTATATTGATTGTCCTTTGCCTGCTTAATTCAAATGGTACTGTAGCATTTCATGAATGGTATCGCTTCAGTAATTCAACTGAATGCCTGCCCAATTCAACTAGGTATCTTTTGATATAggataagatgagaaaaaatcatttaagattgtATGAGACCTTCAGATGCAGTAAtcagaagaggtgaaatgattaatattagtgaCACGAGAAAAGATAGAAGAAGAGCTAAAAGgactttaataaaaactataaataaagatttaaatacttcaaacttaactaaatatacaaCTTTTTACAAATCTCAGTGACGGCAAAAGATTTATGTAGCCGACCCCAGAGAATTCagacttacggctttgttgttgttgttgttattgtataaCCTTTTTATGAATGATCTATCTTTTTACAAGGCAGACTTGATTCGTAAACTTATCATCAATGTTCTATGTAATGAATTAAATAGGCTCAGGGAGCAATTTTATATCTTAGGAAATTTTTTTTGTGCTATAGAAAGTTCTGTATATATGCAATTACAAAGAAGAAGCTTTAAATTGCTCTCTTCGGTCAAGTGCATGTATCTCGGTAACAAAGACGTGCTAGATCACTCATCGTGGATCCTCATGTCTTAGGCCCCGCTGCACCTCTAAAGCTAGTTGGTTCTGACAGTATGAAAATTTATGTAAAGTCAGTTGAGAAGGCGATATGCCACTTAATGGGGAGATTATCTATCATCAGAACTGCACTCACAAAATCAGTTGATATTTGTGAACAAGTTCCTTTCCTATGATCCATATGTAACATACTTCGCTATTGAAGCATATCAAACAGTGATATCTACAAGTGTAAGCAACTTTTTGGAGaggtcattttttttttgttggtccagagttcgcggtggtggaggaaccggatcggaaaaaagagggattctagttgtaagat is from Musa acuminata AAA Group cultivar baxijiao chromosome BXJ3-8, Cavendish_Baxijiao_AAA, whole genome shotgun sequence and encodes:
- the LOC135644680 gene encoding phosphomevalonate kinase, peroxisomal-like isoform X1; the encoded protein is MEVVVSAPGKVLITGGYLILERPNAGLVLSTTARFYAIVRPLYNEIKPESWAWAWTDVKVTSPQLSRECTYKLSLKNSTLQCTSSRDFTNPFVEQAIQYAITASKVILVDESKKDKLQRLLLQGLDITILGANDFYSYRNQIEAHGLPLTTDALASLPPFSLITFNSEAPNGVATGEKCKPEVAKTGLGSSAAMTASVVAALLHYLGVVSLPLSEKSLGHGNAANSDLDLVHIIAQSAHCIAQGKIGSGFDISAAVYGSQQYVRFSPAVLSSAQVTGEKHLLDVVIDILQAKWDHDKSHFSLPPLMTLLLGEPGTGGSSTPSMVGSVKQWQKSDPQKSQETWKRIASANSMLEEQLKNLSKLAADYWDAYSHIISSCSRHAHGMWMQLVNDQYQEFVVKSLIGARNAFLEIRLHMREMGKAAGVPIEPESQTRLLDATMNLDGVLLAGVPGAGGFDAVFAIILGDASDSVGKTWSSHGVLPLLVKEDPRGVSLESGDPRVKQVSTAVSGLRLG
- the LOC135644680 gene encoding phosphomevalonate kinase, peroxisomal-like isoform X2, with the translated sequence MEVVVSAPGKVLITGGYLILERPNAGLVLSTTARFYAIVRPLYNEIKPESWAWAWTDVKVTSPQLSRECTYKLSLKNSTLQCTSSRDFTNPFVEQAIQYAITASKVILVDESKKDKLQRLLLQGLDITILGANDFYSYRNQIEAHGLPLTTDALASLPPFSLITFNSEAPNGVATGEKCKPEVAKTGLGSSAAMTASVVAALLHYLGVVSLPLSEKSLGHGNAANSDLDLVHIIAQSAHCIAQGKIGSGFDISAAVYGSQQYVRFSPAVLSSAQLLGEPGTGGSSTPSMVGSVKQWQKSDPQKSQETWKRIASANSMLEEQLKNLSKLAADYWDAYSHIISSCSRHAHGMWMQLVNDQYQEFVVKSLIGARNAFLEIRLHMREMGKAAGVPIEPESQTRLLDATMNLDGVLLAGVPGAGGFDAVFAIILGDASDSVGKTWSSHGVLPLLVKEDPRGVSLESGDPRVKQVSTAVSGLRLG